Genomic segment of Alteribacter lacisalsi:
CAGCAGCGTTTTTCTCCGCTGACGGAATGAACCGCGGATCAGCCTGAAAAAGAATGCTTCGTCTTTGACCTTTACCGGCGGTTCCTGACGGATCCTCAGTCTGAGCACAGCGGAGTCCACATTCGGCTGGGGTACAAAAACGGTTTTAGGAACAGTCAGGACTGTTTCTGCTTCTGCGTAGTATTGACAGGCGATAGACAGTGATCCGTAATCTTTCGTTCCCGGCTTTGCTGCGATTCTTTCGGCAACCTCTTTCTGAATCATGACGACGATCGCTCTGAGCGGCAGCTTTTCCTCAAGAAGCTTCAGAAGGATCGGTGTCGTTACGTAATACGGCAAATTGGCACAGACGACCATATCTTCTTTTTCGCCGATTTCGTCCCGGATGAGCGAATGAAGGTCAGCTTCCAGCACGTCCTGATGAATGACGTTTACGTGCGGATAGGGAGAAAGGGTTTCTTTAAGAATTGGCAGCAGGCGCTGGTCAATTTCCAGCGCTGTAACGGATTTCGCCTGCTTGGCAAGCTGCTCCGTAAGCGCCCCTATACCGGGTCCGATCTCAATAGCACTCGTCTCTTTCGTTATGTCTCCTGCATCCGCAATCTTTCTCAGTATATTCGTATCGATCAGGAAGTTCTGACCGAGACTTTTCTTAAATGAAAAGCCGTGCTTTTCAAGGATTTCCTTTGTGCGTTTCGGTGTGGCAATATCTTTGTTCATAGATCCCTCTTCTTTCCGGCAGCCGGATCTGATTCCGGCCGGATTTCATTGTCCATGGCTTCGAGTGCACCGGCAAATTCCTGTCTGGAGATGCGGAATTCGATCAGTCTTCTGTGAAGCTGCTTGCCGTTTGCATACCCGATCCGGAGCAGAATCCCCAGACGCTCCCGGCTGCGCCTTGCTCCTGGTCCGGCAATCAGACCGGCACCGATCAGATCATCAACGGTAATCTGCTCTTCCGCTTCCTGACCTGCCGTGCGCACGGCTTCAAGTGCTTTTAGCAGATCCTCGTCCGATGCGTGCTCCACCCCTATTTTTCCTCTGGTGCTTCTCGCTTCATCTCTTGAGAGAAACGCGTGTTTGCAGCCGGGAACTGCCTGTTCGACCGTGCGCCTGATTTTCTCACCTGGAGCATCAGGATCGGTGAAAATAATTACGCCGCGTCTTTCAGCAGCAAGCCTGATCTTTTCAATCACCGCTTCACCCACGGCCGACCCGTTCGTTTCAATCGTATCGCATTCCGCTACACGGCGAAGTGCCTTCGTATCGTCTTTTCCTTCGACTACAATCATTTCTTTTATGTTCACAATATCGCTCCATACACTGTTTTCTCGTATATACATAGTACCCTAATTGAGAGCCCCGCACAAAGAGAAGTTAGGACCGCACCGCCTGAAAGCGCCGGACAAACGACGGACAGCAAAACAAAGAGGCTGATCGGACAAAAGCGTACCGCTTTACCCGTCAGCCATGTAATCAATTTAGAATTCGGACTTCAACCGTTTGGCTTCCGAACGAACTTGCTCCGTCCGGCATAAAAATATCAATTTTTCTTCCCTGAATAGCGCCACCTGTGTCGCCGGCCAGAAATGTCCCATGCCCGCGGATTTCGACTTTTGAGCCGAGAGGAATGATGCTCGGGTCAACAGCCACCACTTTGGCATCCGGGTTTTGATGCAGATCAATACCGGTAGCCGTAATACCGGAGCAGCCGGTACAGTTGGCGTTATAGGCTGTCGCCTCAAAGGTCTGCCAGCTTCCGGCGGAAGATTCGGAACTTCCGGATGAACCGGAGCCGCCCGATGAACCTGAACCAGATGATCCGGACGACGAAGCTGACGATCCGGAACTGCTGCTTTCGGAACTGCTGGTGCCGCCTCCGGATGACGAACTTCCGGACGAGCCGCCGGATGAACTCGAAGCGTCTGACGATCCAGAGGATTCAGAAGATCCTGAGGATCCGGATGAAGGAGAGGATCCGGACGATGCACTGCGAGAGGCAATTGTAACCGGCTCTTTAGTACCTACGGCCACAATTCGGTCCTCACTTTCTTCAACCAATTCTTCTTTTATCAGTTCACGGGAGACTTCCTCTCCGTCCTCCATGATAATTTCAAAGTGTTTTTCCAATGTGCCGTCGCTGCCGCCCTGCACAATTTCCTCTTTTCCTTCTTCAAGGGAGGAATCATTGCGCTTTACTGTGGCAAAATCAACGGTCTCTTCTACAACATCGGTGACTTTTTCTACACGGACAACGGTTATTTCCTGAGATTCGCTTATGTATTCATGAGTCTCCGGTTCTACACGGTCCAGCTTACCAAGTGTAATATCTTCCTGATTTAAAAAGTCAGCGACAGTCGTCGAAGTCGTCCAGGCGGTTTCTTCTTCACCATCCCGGTAGACAGTCAGTCCGAATGCCTTATTATGCACAACCAGCATTTCCGCTGATAATTCCCTGTTCGGCGAGGGGTGGACCAGGTCGTGTTCACTTATATCAAAACCCAGTTCATCGAATAGTTCTTCAACAGTTGCTGATGTCGTCCATACGATTTCAAATTCTCCGTCCTGAAGGATCTGTATTTCAATTGCTTCGGTAACAACAATATCGAGTTCCTCTTTTAACTCTGTCTCTGGTGCAGGTTCAATGTGATCATGTATGCCCAATTCGATGCCTTGTTCTTCCAGGACCTCTTCTACTGTAACGGCGTGCGTTGAAGCTAAAACTTCATCATCGGCTGCAAAAATCGTTACACTCGTTTTCGTAATTTCATAGAATGCAAAAACAGCTGCCACTGCCACAATAGCAAGGCCGACGCCGGATATGGCCAGTCTCTTTCCGTGCATTAAGCCGGCAAGAAACCGCTTCATCCTGTCTGCCATAGTATGAACGCCTCCTTCGATTTTCACATTTTACCCCGATCCA
This window contains:
- the rsmA gene encoding 16S rRNA (adenine(1518)-N(6)/adenine(1519)-N(6))-dimethyltransferase RsmA; translation: MNKDIATPKRTKEILEKHGFSFKKSLGQNFLIDTNILRKIADAGDITKETSAIEIGPGIGALTEQLAKQAKSVTALEIDQRLLPILKETLSPYPHVNVIHQDVLEADLHSLIRDEIGEKEDMVVCANLPYYVTTPILLKLLEEKLPLRAIVVMIQKEVAERIAAKPGTKDYGSLSIACQYYAEAETVLTVPKTVFVPQPNVDSAVLRLRIRQEPPVKVKDEAFFFRLIRGSFRQRRKTLLNNLVQHFDAKENKASVESLCAEAGIDPKRRGETLSMEEFAVLSDTFFAKYGE
- a CDS encoding G5 and 3D domain-containing protein, giving the protein MADRMKRFLAGLMHGKRLAISGVGLAIVAVAAVFAFYEITKTSVTIFAADDEVLASTHAVTVEEVLEEQGIELGIHDHIEPAPETELKEELDIVVTEAIEIQILQDGEFEIVWTTSATVEELFDELGFDISEHDLVHPSPNRELSAEMLVVHNKAFGLTVYRDGEEETAWTTSTTVADFLNQEDITLGKLDRVEPETHEYISESQEITVVRVEKVTDVVEETVDFATVKRNDSSLEEGKEEIVQGGSDGTLEKHFEIIMEDGEEVSRELIKEELVEESEDRIVAVGTKEPVTIASRSASSGSSPSSGSSGSSESSGSSDASSSSGGSSGSSSSGGGTSSSESSSSGSSASSSGSSGSGSSGGSGSSGSSESSAGSWQTFEATAYNANCTGCSGITATGIDLHQNPDAKVVAVDPSIIPLGSKVEIRGHGTFLAGDTGGAIQGRKIDIFMPDGASSFGSQTVEVRILN
- the rnmV gene encoding ribonuclease M5, with protein sequence MNIKEMIVVEGKDDTKALRRVAECDTIETNGSAVGEAVIEKIRLAAERRGVIIFTDPDAPGEKIRRTVEQAVPGCKHAFLSRDEARSTRGKIGVEHASDEDLLKALEAVRTAGQEAEEQITVDDLIGAGLIAGPGARRSRERLGILLRIGYANGKQLHRRLIEFRISRQEFAGALEAMDNEIRPESDPAAGKKRDL